The proteins below are encoded in one region of Drosophila gunungcola strain Sukarami chromosome 2R unlocalized genomic scaffold, Dgunungcola_SK_2 000027F, whole genome shotgun sequence:
- the LOC128256668 gene encoding RING finger protein nhl-1 isoform X5, which translates to MEQFEQLLTCCVCLDRYRIPKLLPCQHSFCMEPCMEGLVDYVRRQVKCPECRAEHRIPYNGVQAFPTNVTLQRFLELHIEITGELPDPTSGQIMERCGVCSEKAYLSHCAHCEKKICEDCKSAHMDILRREITRFNSQIRRSLHRLQDSLAIIEKNTMSLQTNAISVTEEIDEIYQRITKAIKDRSDQLKGEIDRYLAVELRNLTTLKANLDLEITNITSNCDTVDKYMNETVEWDDCELMDTKEIFLKTVEFLRHFEYENNDYSRRVRFLVSIDPNQLVMNLATFGDLNIAPHSTPSGGSVSSSHLAPPSALQPGLMRSKSDHRLATQFRQQEERSGYNDEPVLGGRKFGERPQRSATQANNDRYGRSGDYDYENDYENEGSSGRAGKSSRFRSRFVRSHQNDDSDSEQQQQQRQQELKERKDRVLDSEDVSRGQLSGIIRLSDCSRVVQRLADIGKEKKEKKSDAAAAAQAAVQAAIQAQKAAMQRQQQKNQQTAADEEELARQKRKNAASSSAAGGAATSTSTSGGGDAASDQRVTALKNRGGEESDGSSNQAASPVRNSAASATRAETASATDSDATPTPTIQQSKPPVSAQVAAVKKTQRSGSSDSSASTESSASSAAAAAAVAATSAAPAAPASTASSGSSNSAASQPAKAPSSARYSTARDTTAVPEKKPFVSRFLPQHSTANASNGSADKKKAESSSSSEEETSSESESESEPETKAKTSATSSSTTSKSTPSSAASSTTAASGSTTGGSYRDRLEARRASRDDSSSTAAGRSSYATPSSSGYGSGSGTSSGRTRAVPAPHHASESEDRYGSGTGSRYSGYGSSDLSRSRSSHALKSRDNSPITDRGAGSSRSGGLGGSSATDSKDGEALSSWARYLKNKYGNKSSKDSAGSSSGARDSHAASSTSSAAAASSHAHGYGSGTSGASGRSTASDVSRRLSLGLPLRQANELASSDDDGSKNGLGSPTSPTVAAAAAAAGITGAAGTIPKQVYLRKRQQLFQLGGRGSEPGSFTWPRGLAVGPDNSIVVADSSNHRVQVFDSNGIFVKEFGEYGNGEGEFDCLAGVAVNRIGQYIIADRYNHRIQVLDPQGRFLRAFGSQGTADGKFNYPWGVTTDALGFIYVCDKENHRVQVFQSDGSFVGKFGSCGRGEGQLEHPHYIAVSNTNRVIVSDSNNHRIQIFDVNGKVLSTVGGEGSDDGQFKFPRGVAVDDQGYIFVADSGNNRIQIFNPDGSFLKTFGSWGSGDSEFKGLEGVAIMSNGNILVCDRENHRVQVF; encoded by the exons GTCAAATTATGGAGCGTTGTGGCGTCTGCTCGGAAAAGGCCTACCTGTCCCACTGTGCGCACTGCGAGAAGAAGATCTGCGAGGACTGCAAGAGCGCCCACATGGACATCCTGCGGCGCGAGATCACGCGATTCAACTCACAG ATCCGTCGCAGTTTGCACCGCCTGCAGGACTCGCTCGCGATCATCGAGAAGAACACGATGAGTCTGCAGACGAACGCCATCAGTGTGACGGAGGAGATCGATGAGATATACCAGCGCATCACGAAGGCCATTAAGGATCGCTCCGACCAGCTGAAGGGCGAGATAGATCGCTACTTGGCCGTGGAGCTGCGCAACCTCACCACCCTGAAGGCGAACCTCGATCTGGAGATCACGAACATCACCAGCAACTGCGACACGGTGGACAAGTACATGAACGAGACCGTGGAGTGGGACGACTGCGAGCTGATGGACACCAAGGAGATCTTCCTGAAGACGGTGGAGTTCCTGCGGCACTTTGAGTACGAGAACAACGACTACAGTCGGCGCGTGCGCTTTCTGGTCTCCATCGATCCCAATCAGCTGGTGATGAACCTGGCCACCTTCGGTGACCTGAACATAGCGCCCCATTCGACGCCGAGTGGCGGCTCCGTGAGCAGTTCCCACCTGGCGCCGCCCAGTGCCCTGCAGCCGGGTTTGATGCGCTCGAAGAGCGACCACCGCCTGGCCACCCAGTTCCGCCAGCAGGAGGAGCGCAGTGGCTACAACGACGAGCCCGTGCTGGGCGGTCGCAAGTTCGGCGAACGCCCGCAGCGCAGCGCCACCCAGGCGAACAATGATCGCTACGGGCGCAGCGGGGACTACGATTACGAGAACGACTACGAGAACGAGGGTTCTTCGGGCAGGGCGGGCAAGTCCTCCCGCTTCCGGTCGCGTTTCGTGAGATCGCACCAGAACGACGACTCCGACagcgagcagcagcaacagcagcgccAGCAGGAGCTCAAGGAGCGCAAGGATCGCGTACTGGACAGCGAGGATGTGTCCCGCGGCCAGCTGAGTGGCATCATCCGGTTGAGCGACTGCTCCCGAGTTGTCCAGCGGCTGGCAGACATTGGCAAGGAGAAGAAGGAGAAGAAATCCGatgccgcagcagcagctcagGCGGCCGTCCAAGCCGCCATCCAGGCCCAAAAGGCGGCCATGCAGCGCCAGCAGCAGAAGAATCAGCAGACCGCCGCcgacgaggaggagctggCTCGCCAGAAGCGCAAGAACGCAGCATCTTCTTCGGCGGCCGGAGGAGCGGCCACGTCGACGTCCACCAGCGGAGGTGGCGATGCCGCCAGCGATCAGCGAGTAACGGCCCTGAAGAATCGGGGCGGCGAAGAAAGCGACGGCAGCTCCAACCAGGCGGCGTCTCCAGTGCGTAATAGTGCGGCATCTGCGACGCGGGCTGAG ACCGCCAGCGCCACAGACTCTGATGCAACTCCCACTCCTACAATCCAACAGTCGAAGCCGCCCGTTTCCGCGCAAGTGGCGGCGGTGAAGAAGACCCAGCGATCCGGTAGCAGCGACAGCAGTGCCTCCACCGAGAGCTCGGCGAGCtcagcggcagcggcggcggctgtggcAGCCACATCCGCAGCCCCGGCGGCACCTGCCTCCACTGCCTccagtggcagcagcaactcCGCCGCCAGCCAGCCGGCCAAGGCGCCCAGCTCAGCCAGGTACTCCACTGCCAGGGACACTACGGCTGTGCCGGAGAAGAAGCCCTTCGTCAGCCGCTTCCTGCCGCAGCACAGTACCGCCAATGCGTCCAACGGGTCGGCGGACAAGAAGAAGGCGGAGTCCAGTTCCAGCAGCGAGGAGGAGACCAGCTCGGAGTCCGAGTCCGAGTCGGAGCCGGAGACCAAGGCGAAGACCAGTGCCACCAGCAGTAGCACCACCAGCAAATCCACGCCCAGCAGCGCCGCCAGCTCCACCACGGCGGCCAGTGGCTCCACCACCGGCGGATCCTACCGCGATCGACTGGAGGCCCGCCGAGCCTCCCGCGACGACAGCTCCTCGACGGCCGCCGGTCGGAGCAGCTATGCCACGCCCTCGAGCAGCGGCTATGGGAGTGGCAGCGGCACCAGCAGCGGACGCACGCGAGCCGTGCCCGCTCCCCATCACGCGAGCGAGAGCGAAGACCGCTATGGCAGCGGCACTGGCAGCAG GTACAGCGGATACGGCAGCAGCGACCTCTCCCGCAGCCGCTCCTCGCACGCCCTGAAGTCGCGCGACAACTCGCCGATCACCGACCGCGGTGCGGGATCCTCGCGCTCCGGCGGCCTGGGCGGCAGCTCGGCCACCGACAGCAAGGACGGCGAGGCCTTGAGCTCCTGGGCACGGTACCTGAAGAACAAGTACGGTAACAAGAGCAGCAAGGACTCGGCCGGAAGTAGCAGTGGCGCACGCGACTCGCACGCCGCCAGCTCCACGTcatcggcggcggcggcgtcgTCGCATGCGCACGGCTACGGGAGCGGGACGAGCGGGGCGAGCGGACGCAGCACCGCCAGCGACGTGTCCCGCCGGCTGAGCCTCGGACTGCCCCTGCGGCAGGCCAACGAGCTGGCCTCCTCCGACGACGACGGGTCAAAAAACGGGCTAGGCTCCCCTACGTCCCCTAcggtagcagcagcagcggcagcagccgGTATAACCGGAGCGGCAGGTACTATCCCTAAGCAGGTGTACCTGCGCAAGCGCCAGCAGCTGTTCCAGCTGGGGGGCCGGGGGAGCGAGCCCGGATCCTTCACGTGGCCGCGCGGCCTGGCCGTCGGCCCCGACAATAGCATCGTGGTCGCCGACTCCAGCAACCACCGCGTCCAGGTCTTCGACTCCAACGGCATCTTCGTCAAGGAGTTCGGGGAGTACGGCAACGGCGAGGGCGAGTTCGACTGCCTCGCCGGCGTGGCCGTCAACCGCATCGGCCAGTACATCATAGCCGATAG ATACAATCATCGCATACAAGTGCTCGATCCGCAAGGACGATTCCTGCGCGCCTTCGGTTCGCAGGGCACCGCAGATGGCAAATTCAATTATCCTTGGGGCGTAACAACCGATGCACTCGGCTTCATTTACGTGTGCGACAAGGAGAACCACAGAGTGCAG GTTTTCCAATCCGATGGCTCCTTCGTTGGCAAATTCGGTTCCTGCGGCCGTGGAGAGGGACAACTTGAGCATCCGCATTATATAGCCGTATCGAACACGAATCGTGTGATTGTTTCCGATTCGAATAACCACAGGATTCAG ATTTTCGACGTAAACGGCAAGGTCCTGTCCACGGTGGGCGGCGAGGGTTCCGACGACGGCCAGTTCAAGTTTCCCCG CGGTGTGGCCGTGGACGATCAGGGCTACATATTCGTGGCCGATTCGGGCAACAATCGCATTCAGATCTTCAATCCGGACGGCAGCTTCCTGAAGACCTTCGGCTCCTGGGGCTCCGGCGACTCCGAGTTCAAGGGACTCGAGGGCGTGGCCATCATGTCGAACGGTAACATTTTGGTCTGCGATCGCGAGAATCACCGCGTCCAAGTTTTCTGA
- the LOC128256668 gene encoding RING finger protein nhl-1 isoform X10, whose translation MEQFEQLLTCCVCLDRYRIPKLLPCQHSFCMEPCMEGLVDYVRRQVKCPECRAEHRIPYNGVQAFPTNVTLQRFLELHIEITGELPDPTSGQIMERCGVCSEKAYLSHCAHCEKKICEDCKSAHMDILRREITRFNSQIRRSLHRLQDSLAIIEKNTMSLQTNAISVTEEIDEIYQRITKAIKDRSDQLKGEIDRYLAVELRNLTTLKANLDLEITNITSNCDTVDKYMNETVEWDDCELMDTKEIFLKTVEFLRHFEYENNDYSRRVRFLVSIDPNQLVMNLATFGDLNIAPHSTPSGGSVSSSHLAPPSALQPGLMRSKSDHRLATQFRQQEERSGYNDEPVLGGRKFGERPQRSATQANNDRYGRSGDYDYENDYENEGSSGRAGKSSRFRSRFVRSHQNDDSDSEQQQQQRQQELKERKDRVLDSEDVSRGQLSGIIRLSDCSRVVQRLADIGKEKKEKKSDAAAAAQAAVQAAIQAQKAAMQRQQQKNQQTAADEEELARQKRKNAASSSAAGGAATSTSTSGGGDAASDQRVTALKNRGGEESDGSSNQAASPVRNSAASATRAEVSVNEANTEEEGVASDCSDSEEEEEEEGEESVAAEIEEAPRESLNLPEESLQATSSEETEEEESDSEYEEETATESEEEGEGGEEDEEERVAENETQNLPVINVLPPENDLVQKVENSPEDHISSQQPPEESDKSTEQSPGEEEEEEYTEEEIESKPPVSAQVAAVKKTQRSGSSDSSASTESSASSAAAAAAVAATSAAPAAPASTASSGSSNSAASQPAKAPSSARYSTARDTTAVPEKKPFVSRFLPQHSTANASNGSADKKKAESSSSSEEETSSESESESEPETKAKTSATSSSTTSKSTPSSAASSTTAASGSTTGGSYRDRLEARRASRDDSSSTAAGRSSYATPSSSGYGSGSGTSSGRTRAVPAPHHASESEDRYGSGTGSSYTSRFLNKSKSSAIVTQPSLSTPTASFDEDATGTGTGDDSDSRYGTGRSRYLAMKERRTRLARSRSSHQFGNEDEDLDEPVSPTTVSPSAYLASRYSGYGSSDLSRSRSSHALKSRDNSPITDRGAGSSRSGGLGGSSATDSKDGEALSSWARYLKNKYGNKSSKDSAGSSSGARDSHAASSTSSAAAASSHAHGYGSGTSGASGRSTASDVSRRLSLGLPLRQANELASSDDDGSKNGLGSPTSPTVAAAAAAAGITGAAGTIPKQVYLRKRQQLFQLGGRGSEPGSFTWPRGLAVGPDNSIVVADSSNHRVQVFDSNGIFVKEFGEYGNGEGEFDCLAGVAVNRIGQYIIADRYNHRIQVLDPQGRFLRAFGSQGTADGKFNYPWGVTTDALGFIYVCDKENHRVQVFQSDGSFVGKFGSCGRGEGQLEHPHYIAVSNTNRVIVSDSNNHRIQIFDVNGKVLSTVGGEGSDDGQFKFPRGVAVDDQGYIFVADSGNNRIQIFNPDGSFLKTFGSWGSGDSEFKGLEGVAIMSNGNILVCDRENHRVQVF comes from the exons GTCAAATTATGGAGCGTTGTGGCGTCTGCTCGGAAAAGGCCTACCTGTCCCACTGTGCGCACTGCGAGAAGAAGATCTGCGAGGACTGCAAGAGCGCCCACATGGACATCCTGCGGCGCGAGATCACGCGATTCAACTCACAG ATCCGTCGCAGTTTGCACCGCCTGCAGGACTCGCTCGCGATCATCGAGAAGAACACGATGAGTCTGCAGACGAACGCCATCAGTGTGACGGAGGAGATCGATGAGATATACCAGCGCATCACGAAGGCCATTAAGGATCGCTCCGACCAGCTGAAGGGCGAGATAGATCGCTACTTGGCCGTGGAGCTGCGCAACCTCACCACCCTGAAGGCGAACCTCGATCTGGAGATCACGAACATCACCAGCAACTGCGACACGGTGGACAAGTACATGAACGAGACCGTGGAGTGGGACGACTGCGAGCTGATGGACACCAAGGAGATCTTCCTGAAGACGGTGGAGTTCCTGCGGCACTTTGAGTACGAGAACAACGACTACAGTCGGCGCGTGCGCTTTCTGGTCTCCATCGATCCCAATCAGCTGGTGATGAACCTGGCCACCTTCGGTGACCTGAACATAGCGCCCCATTCGACGCCGAGTGGCGGCTCCGTGAGCAGTTCCCACCTGGCGCCGCCCAGTGCCCTGCAGCCGGGTTTGATGCGCTCGAAGAGCGACCACCGCCTGGCCACCCAGTTCCGCCAGCAGGAGGAGCGCAGTGGCTACAACGACGAGCCCGTGCTGGGCGGTCGCAAGTTCGGCGAACGCCCGCAGCGCAGCGCCACCCAGGCGAACAATGATCGCTACGGGCGCAGCGGGGACTACGATTACGAGAACGACTACGAGAACGAGGGTTCTTCGGGCAGGGCGGGCAAGTCCTCCCGCTTCCGGTCGCGTTTCGTGAGATCGCACCAGAACGACGACTCCGACagcgagcagcagcaacagcagcgccAGCAGGAGCTCAAGGAGCGCAAGGATCGCGTACTGGACAGCGAGGATGTGTCCCGCGGCCAGCTGAGTGGCATCATCCGGTTGAGCGACTGCTCCCGAGTTGTCCAGCGGCTGGCAGACATTGGCAAGGAGAAGAAGGAGAAGAAATCCGatgccgcagcagcagctcagGCGGCCGTCCAAGCCGCCATCCAGGCCCAAAAGGCGGCCATGCAGCGCCAGCAGCAGAAGAATCAGCAGACCGCCGCcgacgaggaggagctggCTCGCCAGAAGCGCAAGAACGCAGCATCTTCTTCGGCGGCCGGAGGAGCGGCCACGTCGACGTCCACCAGCGGAGGTGGCGATGCCGCCAGCGATCAGCGAGTAACGGCCCTGAAGAATCGGGGCGGCGAAGAAAGCGACGGCAGCTCCAACCAGGCGGCGTCTCCAGTGCGTAATAGTGCGGCATCTGCGACGCGGGCTGAGGTAAGTGTGAATGAGGCAAATACAGAAGAAGAAGGCGTGGCCAGTGACTGCAGTGACAGCGAAGAGGAAGAGGAAGAGGAGGGGGAAGAATCTGTAGCGGCGGAAATCGAAGAGGCTCCCAGGGAATCTCTTAACCTTCCAGAGGAATCTCTGCAAGCAACCTCTTCCGAAGAAACCGAGGAGGAAGAATCCGATTCGGAGTACGAAGAAGAAACAGCCACCGAAAGTGAAGAGGAAGGGGAGGGGGGAGAGGAAGATGAAGAGGAAAGGGTAGCTGAAAATGAGACTCAGAATCTTCCAGTGATCAATGTACTACCACCCGAAAATGATTTAGTCCAAAAAGTGGAAAATTCTCCGGAAGATCACATAAGCAGTCAACAACCTCCAGAAGAATCAGATAAATCTACTGAACAAAGCCCAGGGGAAGAGGAAGAAGAGGAGTACACGGAAGAAGAGATTGAG TCGAAGCCGCCCGTTTCCGCGCAAGTGGCGGCGGTGAAGAAGACCCAGCGATCCGGTAGCAGCGACAGCAGTGCCTCCACCGAGAGCTCGGCGAGCtcagcggcagcggcggcggctgtggcAGCCACATCCGCAGCCCCGGCGGCACCTGCCTCCACTGCCTccagtggcagcagcaactcCGCCGCCAGCCAGCCGGCCAAGGCGCCCAGCTCAGCCAGGTACTCCACTGCCAGGGACACTACGGCTGTGCCGGAGAAGAAGCCCTTCGTCAGCCGCTTCCTGCCGCAGCACAGTACCGCCAATGCGTCCAACGGGTCGGCGGACAAGAAGAAGGCGGAGTCCAGTTCCAGCAGCGAGGAGGAGACCAGCTCGGAGTCCGAGTCCGAGTCGGAGCCGGAGACCAAGGCGAAGACCAGTGCCACCAGCAGTAGCACCACCAGCAAATCCACGCCCAGCAGCGCCGCCAGCTCCACCACGGCGGCCAGTGGCTCCACCACCGGCGGATCCTACCGCGATCGACTGGAGGCCCGCCGAGCCTCCCGCGACGACAGCTCCTCGACGGCCGCCGGTCGGAGCAGCTATGCCACGCCCTCGAGCAGCGGCTATGGGAGTGGCAGCGGCACCAGCAGCGGACGCACGCGAGCCGTGCCCGCTCCCCATCACGCGAGCGAGAGCGAAGACCGCTATGGCAGCGGCACTGGCAGCAG CTACACAAGCCGCTTTCTAAACAAGAGCAAGAGCAGCGCCATTGTAACGCAACCCTCGCTATCCACGCCCACCGCCTCCTTCGATGAGGACGCCACCGGAACGGGAACCGGCGACGACTCGGACAGTCGGTACGGAACGGGCCGCTCCCGCTACCTGGCCATGAAGGAGCGCCGCACCCGGCTGGCGCGCAGCCGCTCCTCCCACCAGTTCGGCAACGAGGACGAGGACCTGGATGAGCCGGTGTCCCCCACCACGGTCTCGCCGTCCGCTTACCTGGCCTCAAG GTACAGCGGATACGGCAGCAGCGACCTCTCCCGCAGCCGCTCCTCGCACGCCCTGAAGTCGCGCGACAACTCGCCGATCACCGACCGCGGTGCGGGATCCTCGCGCTCCGGCGGCCTGGGCGGCAGCTCGGCCACCGACAGCAAGGACGGCGAGGCCTTGAGCTCCTGGGCACGGTACCTGAAGAACAAGTACGGTAACAAGAGCAGCAAGGACTCGGCCGGAAGTAGCAGTGGCGCACGCGACTCGCACGCCGCCAGCTCCACGTcatcggcggcggcggcgtcgTCGCATGCGCACGGCTACGGGAGCGGGACGAGCGGGGCGAGCGGACGCAGCACCGCCAGCGACGTGTCCCGCCGGCTGAGCCTCGGACTGCCCCTGCGGCAGGCCAACGAGCTGGCCTCCTCCGACGACGACGGGTCAAAAAACGGGCTAGGCTCCCCTACGTCCCCTAcggtagcagcagcagcggcagcagccgGTATAACCGGAGCGGCAGGTACTATCCCTAAGCAGGTGTACCTGCGCAAGCGCCAGCAGCTGTTCCAGCTGGGGGGCCGGGGGAGCGAGCCCGGATCCTTCACGTGGCCGCGCGGCCTGGCCGTCGGCCCCGACAATAGCATCGTGGTCGCCGACTCCAGCAACCACCGCGTCCAGGTCTTCGACTCCAACGGCATCTTCGTCAAGGAGTTCGGGGAGTACGGCAACGGCGAGGGCGAGTTCGACTGCCTCGCCGGCGTGGCCGTCAACCGCATCGGCCAGTACATCATAGCCGATAG ATACAATCATCGCATACAAGTGCTCGATCCGCAAGGACGATTCCTGCGCGCCTTCGGTTCGCAGGGCACCGCAGATGGCAAATTCAATTATCCTTGGGGCGTAACAACCGATGCACTCGGCTTCATTTACGTGTGCGACAAGGAGAACCACAGAGTGCAG GTTTTCCAATCCGATGGCTCCTTCGTTGGCAAATTCGGTTCCTGCGGCCGTGGAGAGGGACAACTTGAGCATCCGCATTATATAGCCGTATCGAACACGAATCGTGTGATTGTTTCCGATTCGAATAACCACAGGATTCAG ATTTTCGACGTAAACGGCAAGGTCCTGTCCACGGTGGGCGGCGAGGGTTCCGACGACGGCCAGTTCAAGTTTCCCCG CGGTGTGGCCGTGGACGATCAGGGCTACATATTCGTGGCCGATTCGGGCAACAATCGCATTCAGATCTTCAATCCGGACGGCAGCTTCCTGAAGACCTTCGGCTCCTGGGGCTCCGGCGACTCCGAGTTCAAGGGACTCGAGGGCGTGGCCATCATGTCGAACGGTAACATTTTGGTCTGCGATCGCGAGAATCACCGCGTCCAAGTTTTCTGA